In Rubrobacter radiotolerans DSM 5868, a genomic segment contains:
- a CDS encoding glycosyltransferase family 4 protein, producing MRVAVIASSRFPIREPFAGGLEAHTHALAEGLRTRGHAVEVFASEGSGSGLTGMDVLSLSPEARSDRSMPSENFMREHHAYLRLMLDLSGSDFDVVQNSSLHYLPVAMAPALSAPVVTTLHTPPTPWMESALRCSGGAAVCVSVSGSNARSWRGTTQVREVIPNGIDLDLWAFRPRPESEDLAVWSGRIVPEKGPHLAVLAARRAGLRIGLAGPVGDRDYFEREVAPLLGPRAEYVGHLRQGELAELVGRAAVALCTPRWPEPYGLVVAEALACGTPVAAFDRGAMREVLDRKTGRLARPDSAAELARAALEARDLDRTDCRRRAETHCSLGAMTARYERLYRELLTARSVPAAG from the coding sequence GTGAGAGTAGCCGTGATCGCGTCCTCGCGGTTCCCGATAAGGGAGCCTTTCGCCGGGGGGCTCGAAGCCCACACGCACGCGCTCGCCGAGGGGCTCCGCACCCGGGGACACGCCGTCGAGGTGTTTGCCTCCGAGGGGTCGGGGAGCGGGCTTACCGGGATGGACGTGCTCTCGCTCTCCCCCGAGGCACGCTCGGACCGGAGCATGCCGTCGGAGAACTTTATGCGCGAGCACCATGCCTACCTGCGGCTGATGCTTGACCTCTCGGGCTCGGACTTCGATGTGGTCCAGAACAGCTCGCTCCACTACCTGCCCGTCGCGATGGCCCCCGCGCTCAGCGCTCCGGTCGTAACGACGCTTCACACCCCGCCGACGCCCTGGATGGAGAGCGCGCTCCGGTGCTCGGGTGGGGCGGCCGTCTGCGTCTCGGTCTCGGGGAGCAACGCCCGCTCGTGGCGGGGGACGACGCAGGTCCGGGAGGTTATACCGAACGGCATAGACCTGGACCTCTGGGCCTTCAGGCCCCGCCCGGAGAGCGAGGACCTCGCGGTCTGGTCGGGACGTATCGTCCCGGAGAAGGGTCCGCACCTCGCCGTCCTCGCCGCCCGGCGGGCCGGGCTCCGCATCGGGCTCGCCGGTCCCGTCGGCGACCGCGACTACTTCGAGCGGGAGGTCGCTCCGCTTCTCGGGCCACGCGCCGAGTACGTCGGGCATCTCCGGCAGGGAGAGCTCGCGGAGCTTGTCGGTCGGGCGGCGGTCGCGCTGTGCACCCCGCGCTGGCCCGAGCCCTACGGTCTCGTCGTCGCCGAGGCGCTCGCCTGCGGGACCCCCGTCGCGGCCTTCGACCGGGGGGCGATGAGGGAGGTGCTCGACCGCAAAACCGGCCGTCTCGCCCGTCCGGACAGCGCCGCCGAGCTTGCCCGGGCCGCCCTCGAAGCTCGGGACCTCGACCGCACCGACTGCCGCCGGCGCGCCGAGACGCACTGCTCCCTCGGAGCCATGACCGCCCGCTACGAGCGGCTCTACCGGGAGCTTCTCACAGCTCGCAGCGTCCCCGCCGCCGGATGA